The following nucleotide sequence is from Campylobacter showae CSUNSWCD.
TGGTTACCCTGAAATAATCTACCGCAAGTTTTCTTTTTAATTCTTTGGCGTGTATTTACTCACCGATAAGCCCTAAAAATAGGGCTTATTTTTACTTTTTTAATTCTTTTTAATTCTTTTGTATTTATAATAATTCCGTTTCAAAGTGTACAACAAACTGTACAACAACATACAAATTCCAAAAAGGAAACCGATGGCAAAGGTATTAAATGCGGCGCAGGTTAAGGCTCTAAAATATGCAGGCAAAGGCAGATCAAGCGTTTACGGCATAGATAGCACGTGTAGTCTTTATCTAGTATGCTTTGACAACGGGACTAAATTTTACAAATTTCGGGATAAAAAACTAATTACGATCGCAAATTTTGCGGATATAACATTGTCTGAGGCTAGACAAAAAGCAATAGAGCTAAAAACCGCCAAAACGGCCAACGTTTGCGTCAAGAAAGTAAAACTAGCCGAAGCTTTTGACGAGTGGCTAGATATTAAGATAGAGGGCGACGGCAGCGAGGCGGCCTACCAGAAGCGTAGGAAGCTAAAAAATAGGGTCAATAAGTGGATATTAGCGCCGTTGGGTGAGAAATTCTTAAACGAGCTAAATAAAGATGCCGTGATAAAAGCCACAAAGAAAGCACATCTAACGAGCGCAAAAAAAGCCTTGCCGGTGCTAAGGGATGTTTTAAAATATGCGCGCAGCCAAAACGCCGTTTCAGACATCGCTTTTATTTACGAGATTTTAGAGGATATGGACGAAATTTACGTAAAAAAGCCCGTAATCAGGCGCAAAGCGGTAACCAATAAAGCTAGGCTAAGCGAGATAATAGGCATAGTAAAGCACGCCTACATTAACGAAACGATAAAAAACTTGTTCTTTTTTAATCTTATTATGGCGCAGCGGCCGCATCAAATACGCGAGCTTACTTGGGATAGGGTGGATTTAAAAGAGGGGTTTGTATATTTTGGGGAGAGCGACAATAAAACCAAAATAAATGCTCGTTTGCCCTTACCCAAGGCGGCGGTTAAAATCCTGGAGGAGCAGGCGAAAATCAGCGGGGGAGAGGGGATAGTTTTTAAATCTAGTATTTGTTCGGCTCGCGGCGGGTGGAAAATAAGCGAAAATACGTTATTAAAATCCATTAAAAGTTTGGGGATAGACGACCTGCACGCGCACGGCTTCCGCTCGATGCTAGCGACCTTTGCTATACGCGCGGTTGAGATTGTGGACGGGGTAGAGCGGGGGAAATTTGAAAAACGGATAATAGACGAAGTGTTGCTACATACTAGAGGTAGCGAAGTAGATAAAGCATATTTTAGAGATTTTAACTCGCGAGAACATAAAAGGCTTTTAGAGTGGTGGAGCGAGTTTTTAGAGGGGCTAGGGGCATAATTACGCCCCTTTGAGCTTATGCTCTCGCCAAGCTTTTAGGTCGGCTTCGAGCCAATCAAGCGGGTATCTTATGGTACCGTTAAATTCAATGTAGCGCGGAGTAAATTCCCACTTGCCCTTGTATTTTTCCATTCGCATTTTTGCCAAAATGCCGCTTTTAGGGCTATACCCTAGCATTACGGACGCTTCTTTTTGAGTTAATAGTTTCATTTCTAATCCTTTATCTGCTTTACCAAAATCACAATGCGGTTAAGCCGGCCATCGTCAAACTTCTCAATTTCTCGCGCTATCCACGCGATTTTGGCGCGTCGTTTCGCCTGCTCGCTTGCTATCTCGTTTTGTTTTTTGCAGTGCTCGCAAAAGCTATCAATCGCCGCCTGCATTTTTTCTTTTTCGGGACTACTCATTTTCATCCTTTATCCTAAATCCAAGCGCATAAAGCGGAGCGATTTCTACGCTCTGGCCGACAAATGCCTGCGCCTGCGCTCTCGTCATTCTCGTTTGGCTTATGTGCCAACCGTCGGACATTTTGAACTCCCAATACCAAAGAGCTTCAACGGCTTTTGGCTTCACGCGGTATTCAAAACTATTCCAATCCCAAAGCGGGTATTTAATCTCGCTCCAATTGCCCGCGCCTTTGTCGCTTACTTCTATCGCCTCGCCCTGCGTGTAGGCTTGCATTACTTCGATCATTTCGTCCGTATTCATCGTCTTATCCTTTCAATTATTTCTTTTATTTCTTTTACGTCCTCTATCCAGGACTTGTACGGCTCTCTATTTGCCCCGTGTGCCAAATCTATCTTTAGCTTTAGCGCGTCGAGCCGTTTTTCAAGTGCCATCAGCTCGTCGATTATCGCGCGCAAATCGTCTGCTATTTCTTTCATCATATGTTCTCAATGTAGAAATACGCTAGGCGTTGGCTATCCTCCGCCTCTTTGCGATACTTCGTGTCGTAGCTCTTATTTGCGATATACATTATTTTGTCCTTGTTGAGCGCGTAAAACTCGGCTAGTATCGGTGCTAGCTTTTGCCCCTTACGCTCGTTCGGTGCGAAACGCAAATAAAGCAGATCGCAGGCTAGCTGGGGCGCTGTCGTGCCGAAATTTTCTTTTCTAACGGCGGCTTTGTTATCAAGTGCGCTAATTTGGGTATCAATCCGTTTTCTAAATTCGTGGTAGTATTGGACGATAGGAAACATCGCCGCTAAAAGCTCATCAATAAATTTGCTCGCCTTTTTGTTTATGAATAGCCCTAGCTCCTGCGTGCTATCCATTTTTAAAAAACTATACGCCATAACGAAAATAGCGGCGTCCTTTAGTTCGTTGGTAGTCATATTTTGCCTCGTAGTAAGCGGGGATTAATCCCGCTATTTGTATAATTTGGAGTTGTTTTTCTTGTAGCCTTTTTGTAGGAGATTAGGCTACGTCATTTTTAATCATTGATAAAATCTTTCCACAATTCATCAATCCTGTCGCGAGCTTTTTGGCTCATTTTTAAAAGCTTCTTTACCCCTTTGTCAGTAAAGCGCAATTCATGTTTTGCTATGCGCAGCCCATTCTCGTTTCGAATAATATACGGCGATACTTCATAATCGCGTCCCAATTTAAATTTTTTAAAAGATAGCGCAACCTCGTAATCCCTCGTAACATATTCAGGATGAAAAATATCTGCGCCCGTTTCCCTGCCGTAAAGCTCTTTTAGTATCTTGTAGTTTTTATAGTGCAACATTTTGCGCTCCTTTGTTTGTTAGTCCGGCATCTTTAAAGACTTGCTCCAATACGCTAATATCATATAACCCCACCTCGCCCCAATGCGGATCGCGCCAGCGCCCTATCGTTAGGTTTCGCTCTCTGCTTAGTTTCGACGCTTTTCTCCCTAATGACGAGGCTTTGTTTTTATCCAATCTCACTTTATTTAAAATTCCGTAAGCGATAACCGTCAAATTTTCATTACTATTGGTCAAGCGGTTTACGCAATTAGCGATTTTTAGTTGATTTTTGCGGATAGCTTCCGTTTCAGCCTCTAACGCCGCCGTCCGCCTCTCTTGTTCAACTAGCAACGCCGCGCTCTGCGCTAAAATTTCGGCTTGGGTTAGCGGTTTTTGCGTATAGCTTCCCGTTTTTCTAATGCTAGGCAATACCTCTTTATTGACGAACATCCTAAACGGTTTTGCGTTCGGTTTATCGCTTCGCATAAGTACGAAGTAAAGCTGTGGCTCGCTGATAAAAGTCGCGTTTTGCTCCCTGCCTAGACTGTCAAAGATGGGGTAAGTTAAACTTAGGTCATCGTCAAACTCTGACGCGATCGCATTTTTAACGACGCTTGCGTTAGTGAGTTCTAAAACCTTACAAACATCACTTAAGCAAAAAAGCGGTTCGTTATTTTCATCGACCGCAACTCTAACCTCAAAATTTTCGTTCTTGAAAATTTCTAAATTCATTTCGTTTCTCCTTTAGGTTGAAGTATATTTAAAATTTTGGCTCTCATCGCATTATGATTTTTCGATAGCGCGTCTAAAGCGCAGAATAGATCATAAGCGCAGTCAAG
It contains:
- a CDS encoding tyrosine-type recombinase/integrase, which translates into the protein MAKVLNAAQVKALKYAGKGRSSVYGIDSTCSLYLVCFDNGTKFYKFRDKKLITIANFADITLSEARQKAIELKTAKTANVCVKKVKLAEAFDEWLDIKIEGDGSEAAYQKRRKLKNRVNKWILAPLGEKFLNELNKDAVIKATKKAHLTSAKKALPVLRDVLKYARSQNAVSDIAFIYEILEDMDEIYVKKPVIRRKAVTNKARLSEIIGIVKHAYINETIKNLFFFNLIMAQRPHQIRELTWDRVDLKEGFVYFGESDNKTKINARLPLPKAAVKILEEQAKISGGEGIVFKSSICSARGGWKISENTLLKSIKSLGIDDLHAHGFRSMLATFAIRAVEIVDGVERGKFEKRIIDEVLLHTRGSEVDKAYFRDFNSREHKRLLEWWSEFLEGLGA
- a CDS encoding BRO-N domain-containing protein encodes the protein MNLEIFKNENFEVRVAVDENNEPLFCLSDVCKVLELTNASVVKNAIASEFDDDLSLTYPIFDSLGREQNATFISEPQLYFVLMRSDKPNAKPFRMFVNKEVLPSIRKTGSYTQKPLTQAEILAQSAALLVEQERRTAALEAETEAIRKNQLKIANCVNRLTNSNENLTVIAYGILNKVRLDKNKASSLGRKASKLSRERNLTIGRWRDPHWGEVGLYDISVLEQVFKDAGLTNKGAQNVAL